The following are encoded together in the Defluviitalea raffinosedens genome:
- a CDS encoding glycosyltransferase family 2 protein, with protein MNSKVFIGLPAYNEEKALPAVLEKIQYVRESIDQPLEVIVINDGSTDGTRRVLDEYSKKYDYIRSIHHETNRGLGAAINTLFHTVIKYANDEDLLVTMDADNTHNPSHIIDMIKKMNEERLDLIIASRFAEGGKEIGVPIIRRIYSRGAKYFFKLFFNIKNINDYSSGFRVYRIGYLRQSMALYQNQLITTNGFDCMAEILARFSKIGIKAAEYPLMLEYHLKDSQSKMKVAQTIKGYFDLLRRVRKPTLKKAGQR; from the coding sequence ATGAATTCTAAAGTATTTATCGGTCTTCCTGCATATAATGAAGAAAAAGCACTTCCGGCAGTTTTGGAAAAAATTCAATATGTCCGTGAATCTATTGACCAACCTTTAGAAGTGATTGTAATTAATGATGGAAGTACAGATGGAACAAGAAGAGTTTTAGATGAGTACAGCAAAAAGTATGATTATATTCGTTCTATTCATCATGAGACCAATCGAGGCTTAGGTGCTGCCATTAATACATTGTTTCACACTGTCATAAAGTATGCCAATGATGAAGATCTTCTCGTTACAATGGATGCAGATAATACTCATAATCCTTCCCATATTATAGACATGATTAAGAAGATGAATGAAGAAAGATTAGATCTTATTATTGCTTCTCGTTTTGCAGAAGGGGGAAAGGAGATTGGAGTACCTATTATAAGAAGAATTTATAGCAGGGGAGCGAAATATTTTTTTAAATTATTTTTCAATATTAAAAATATCAATGATTATTCTTCAGGCTTTAGAGTATATCGTATAGGTTATTTACGTCAATCGATGGCTTTGTATCAAAATCAACTCATCACGACCAACGGATTTGACTGTATGGCGGAAATTTTAGCCCGTTTTAGCAAAATCGGTATAAAAGCGGCCGAATATCCATTGATGCTCGAGTATCACTTAAAAGACAGCCAAAGCAAAATGAAAGTTGCCCAGACCATTAAAGGCTATTTTGATTTGTTGCGCAGAGTACGGAAACCAACTTTAAAGAAAGCAGGGCAAAGATAA
- a CDS encoding putative ABC transporter permease, giving the protein MKKRFIIYGLAGWCLEIIWTGLGSLLKGNIVLEGGTYIWMFPIYGLAIFFEPIHNKMRSWPVIIRGGVYTVLIFFIEYFTGWALQMLIGVCPWDYSGTPYSINGFIRLDYAPAWFVAGLIFERLHDLLINIHLTRTKI; this is encoded by the coding sequence ATGAAAAAAAGATTTATTATATATGGATTAGCTGGATGGTGTTTGGAAATTATTTGGACAGGTTTAGGTTCTTTATTAAAGGGAAATATTGTTTTAGAAGGTGGAACATATATTTGGATGTTCCCAATATATGGATTAGCTATTTTCTTTGAACCAATTCATAATAAAATGAGAAGCTGGCCGGTTATCATCCGAGGAGGTGTATACACCGTTTTAATCTTTTTTATAGAATATTTTACCGGTTGGGCTCTGCAAATGCTTATAGGAGTTTGTCCCTGGGATTACAGCGGAACCCCGTATTCAATAAATGGTTTTATTCGTTTAGATTATGCTCCGGCATGGTTTGTAGCAGGTTTAATTTTTGAAAGGCTGCATGATCTATTAATCAATATTCATTTGACAAGAACTAAAATATGA
- the hisIE gene encoding bifunctional phosphoribosyl-AMP cyclohydrolase/phosphoribosyl-ATP diphosphatase HisIE, with protein MEIIDDIKYDAQGLVPAITQDIYSKEVLMVAYMNKEALQKTLETGNVHYYSRSRQKLWLKGETSGHFQKVKEISFDCDLDAILIQVEQIGAACHTGNRTCFYRSLKNNELVEKEAKDQNQDKFEVLQQVYDVIVDRRKNPKEGSYTNYLFDKGIDKMLKKVGEETAEVIIASKNNDKAEITYEISDLLYHLMVVMVQTGVQWEDLCNELLKRR; from the coding sequence ATGGAGATCATCGATGATATAAAATATGATGCCCAGGGATTAGTCCCTGCAATTACTCAAGACATATATTCAAAAGAAGTGCTAATGGTTGCTTATATGAATAAAGAAGCACTGCAAAAAACTTTAGAAACTGGAAATGTTCATTATTATAGCCGAAGCAGGCAAAAGTTATGGCTTAAAGGGGAAACTTCCGGACATTTTCAAAAAGTAAAAGAGATTTCTTTTGATTGCGATTTAGATGCAATTTTAATCCAAGTTGAACAGATAGGAGCTGCATGCCATACAGGCAATCGTACTTGCTTTTATCGCTCTCTTAAAAATAATGAATTGGTCGAAAAAGAAGCCAAAGATCAAAATCAAGATAAATTTGAAGTCTTACAACAAGTATATGATGTGATAGTGGACAGAAGAAAGAATCCTAAAGAAGGTTCTTATACAAATTATCTTTTTGATAAGGGAATTGATAAAATGCTAAAGAAAGTAGGAGAAGAAACTGCAGAAGTGATTATTGCATCAAAGAATAATGACAAAGCAGAAATTACTTATGAAATATCTGATCTTCTGTATCATTTGATGGTTGTTATGGTGCAAACAGGTGTTCAATGGGAAGACCTTTGCAATGAATTGCTGAAGAGAAGATAA
- the hisF gene encoding imidazole glycerol phosphate synthase subunit HisF: MHTKRIIPCLDVNNGRVVKGVNFVNLVDAGDPVEIAAAYNEAMADEIVFLDITASSDDRRIMIDVVAKTAEKVFIPLTVGGGIRSIDDFRNILSAGADKISVNSAALKRPELITEAAERFGNQCVVVAIDAKKRKDNTGWDVYLNGGRVNTGKDAVQWAIEAEKRGAGEILLTSMDCDGTKAGYDLELTKAISQAVSIPVIASGGAGTMEHFYEALTEGGADAALAASLFHFKEMEIKDLKEYLKRKNVPVRI, translated from the coding sequence ATGCATACAAAGCGAATCATTCCTTGCTTAGATGTTAACAATGGAAGGGTAGTTAAAGGTGTTAATTTTGTAAATTTAGTAGATGCAGGAGATCCTGTTGAGATTGCTGCAGCTTACAATGAAGCTATGGCAGATGAAATTGTGTTTTTGGATATTACTGCTTCATCAGATGACAGAAGAATTATGATCGATGTTGTTGCAAAAACAGCAGAAAAAGTATTTATACCTCTTACTGTTGGAGGGGGTATTAGAAGTATCGATGATTTTAGAAACATTTTAAGTGCAGGAGCAGATAAAATTTCTGTCAATTCTGCTGCTTTAAAGCGACCAGAGCTTATTACAGAAGCAGCAGAACGCTTTGGAAATCAATGTGTTGTAGTGGCAATTGATGCAAAAAAAAGAAAAGATAATACTGGTTGGGACGTATATTTAAACGGAGGTCGTGTCAATACTGGAAAAGATGCTGTACAATGGGCAATAGAAGCAGAAAAAAGAGGAGCTGGAGAAATACTTTTAACAAGCATGGATTGTGATGGAACGAAAGCAGGATACGATTTAGAGCTAACCAAAGCTATTTCTCAAGCCGTTTCTATTCCTGTTATTGCTTCTGGTGGAGCAGGTACGATGGAGCATTTCTATGAGGCATTAACAGAGGGTGGGGCGGATGCAGCATTGGCTGCTTCCTTATTTCACTTTAAAGAAATGGAAATTAAAGATCTAAAAGAATATCTTAAAAGAAAAAATGTACCAGTTAGAATATAA
- the hisA gene encoding 1-(5-phosphoribosyl)-5-[(5-phosphoribosylamino)methylideneamino]imidazole-4-carboxamide isomerase, translating to MRIYPAIDIKGGKCVRLSQGRFDHVTVYSDNPVDMAKEWVKKGASFIHIVDLDGALSGEEANKNVIKEIVKNMNVPVQTGGGIRSIDSIKDRLSLGVNRVIIGTAAVKNPDLVREAIKLFGSERIVVGIDAKDGRVAVEGWEELSDVSAVDLCLQMKKIGVKTIIYTDISKDGMLCGVNIEATKDLIDKTDMDIIASGGVAALSDLEKVSQIGAEGVIIGKALYQGTIDLAQAIQRFESR from the coding sequence ATGAGAATTTATCCAGCGATTGATATAAAAGGTGGAAAATGCGTAAGACTTTCTCAAGGGCGATTTGATCATGTAACAGTATACAGCGATAATCCGGTTGATATGGCAAAAGAGTGGGTAAAAAAAGGAGCTTCATTTATTCATATTGTGGACTTAGACGGAGCATTATCAGGAGAAGAGGCCAATAAAAATGTCATCAAAGAAATTGTTAAAAATATGAATGTGCCTGTTCAAACCGGAGGAGGGATCAGATCAATTGATTCCATCAAAGACAGACTGTCTTTAGGAGTGAATAGGGTGATTATCGGGACTGCAGCAGTTAAAAACCCGGATTTAGTGAGAGAAGCAATCAAGCTCTTTGGTTCTGAGAGAATTGTTGTTGGAATAGATGCCAAAGACGGTAGAGTTGCTGTAGAAGGTTGGGAAGAATTAAGCGATGTATCAGCAGTGGACTTATGTCTTCAAATGAAAAAAATCGGTGTTAAAACGATCATTTATACCGACATTTCTAAAGACGGCATGCTCTGTGGCGTCAATATTGAAGCTACGAAAGATTTAATTGATAAAACTGATATGGATATTATTGCTTCTGGAGGGGTAGCTGCTTTATCGGATTTAGAGAAGGTAAGCCAAATTGGTGCAGAAGGCGTTATTATTGGAAAAGCACTTTATCAGGGGACTATAGACTTAGCACAGGCAATTCAGCGATTTGAATCGAGGTGA
- the hisH gene encoding imidazole glycerol phosphate synthase subunit HisH — MSIAIIDYGMGNLRSVQKAFEFLGYEAQVTENKEEIRKADQVVLPGVGAFRDAIKTLQEKRLDEEIYRAVEDGKPFLGICLGMHLIFEKSYEYGEYQGLGLLKGNIVKLPNTVKVPHIGWNSLKIEKRAPLFEGLPEEPYVYFVHSYHLETDASVVSATTFYGKEIQVAAQNKNIYATQFHPEKSGNIGLKILKNFGGLKNENLSSD, encoded by the coding sequence ATGAGTATTGCAATTATTGATTATGGTATGGGAAATCTGAGAAGTGTCCAGAAAGCTTTTGAATTTTTAGGATATGAAGCACAGGTTACTGAAAATAAAGAAGAAATACGTAAAGCAGATCAAGTTGTTCTTCCGGGGGTTGGAGCATTTCGTGATGCCATTAAAACTTTACAGGAAAAAAGACTGGATGAAGAGATTTATAGGGCAGTAGAAGATGGGAAACCATTCTTAGGAATTTGCCTGGGTATGCACCTGATTTTTGAAAAAAGTTATGAATATGGTGAGTATCAGGGGTTGGGATTATTAAAAGGAAATATCGTAAAGCTTCCTAATACCGTTAAAGTTCCTCATATAGGATGGAATTCCTTAAAGATTGAAAAACGAGCACCCTTATTTGAAGGACTGCCGGAAGAACCTTATGTTTACTTTGTGCATTCCTATCACTTGGAAACGGATGCTTCGGTTGTATCTGCAACAACCTTTTATGGCAAGGAAATACAAGTGGCGGCACAAAATAAAAATATATATGCAACTCAATTTCATCCTGAAAAAAGTGGTAATATAGGCCTTAAGATATTAAAAAATTTTGGAGGATTAAAGAATGAGAATTTATCCAGCGATTGA
- the hisB gene encoding imidazoleglycerol-phosphate dehydratase HisB produces the protein MLERKAQVHRKTNETDIKMSINLYGSGISHIKTGIGFFDHMLTHISRHGFIDLNVEAKGDLEVDCHHTIEDVGIVLGQCIAKALGDKKGIKRYGSMILPMEDALVLCAIDLSGRPYLGFDAQFTVEKVGEMDTEIVEEFFRAVCIHGGLNVHIKVLSGKNNHHIIEAMFKAFGKALDEATQLDARIEGVLSTKGILEV, from the coding sequence ATGCTTGAAAGAAAAGCTCAGGTTCATAGAAAAACTAACGAAACAGATATTAAAATGTCTATCAATTTATACGGTTCGGGGATCTCTCATATAAAAACGGGTATTGGTTTTTTTGACCATATGTTAACTCATATATCCAGACATGGATTCATCGATTTAAATGTTGAAGCCAAAGGGGATTTGGAAGTTGACTGCCATCATACCATAGAAGATGTAGGCATCGTTCTGGGACAGTGTATTGCTAAAGCTCTGGGAGATAAAAAAGGTATCAAAAGGTATGGTTCCATGATTTTACCTATGGAAGATGCTTTGGTGTTGTGCGCCATCGATCTGTCTGGCCGCCCATATCTGGGGTTTGATGCACAATTTACTGTGGAAAAAGTTGGAGAAATGGATACAGAGATAGTGGAAGAGTTTTTTAGAGCAGTATGTATTCATGGAGGACTGAATGTTCATATAAAAGTCTTAAGCGGAAAAAATAATCATCACATCATTGAAGCGATGTTTAAAGCATTTGGGAAGGCATTGGATGAAGCCACACAGTTAGATGCCAGAATTGAGGGAGTGCTTTCTACCAAAGGCATTTTGGAGGTGTGA
- the hisC gene encoding histidinol-phosphate transaminase, with product MLKDYIRKELREFKPYHAAFRPQKIKLDANESPFSLSENVKSKLIQWIEKEENLNLYPDTDSTELREALASFWKVNVENVICGVGSDQLIDCMMKVFLEPGDRVVIPDPSFSMYRSTTILNHGVPIEVKLNEDYTYPVSEIIKTCNKYNSKILILCTPNNPTGNLLPTRQIEEIAQNVKCPILIDEAYGEFSNETMIPLIEKYPHMVVFRTFSKAYGLAGLRVGYGIGDREIIDAIYLTKPPYNLNVLSQKIATWVLQDEKVNRERIDYLKTEREYLIKELRKIPNIKVFDSDANFILIETQNSELANQLEKKEIFVRSFGVCEGTLLLRITVGTKEQNEKLLKVLKSIII from the coding sequence ATGCTTAAAGACTATATAAGGAAAGAGCTGAGAGAATTTAAACCCTATCATGCAGCATTCAGACCTCAGAAGATTAAGTTGGATGCCAATGAAAGTCCTTTTTCTCTAAGTGAGAATGTAAAAAGTAAATTGATCCAATGGATTGAAAAGGAAGAAAATCTCAACCTCTATCCGGACACGGATTCGACAGAATTAAGAGAAGCTCTGGCTTCTTTTTGGAAAGTTAATGTGGAAAATGTAATCTGTGGAGTAGGTTCAGACCAGCTTATTGACTGTATGATGAAAGTGTTTCTGGAACCGGGGGACAGGGTTGTAATACCTGATCCTTCGTTCAGCATGTATCGCTCCACAACTATTTTAAATCACGGGGTACCGATAGAAGTTAAATTGAATGAGGATTATACCTATCCTGTTTCCGAGATCATTAAAACGTGTAATAAGTACAATTCTAAAATACTCATTTTATGCACTCCAAATAATCCTACAGGTAATCTGCTTCCAACCAGGCAAATTGAGGAAATTGCCCAAAATGTGAAATGTCCTATTCTTATTGATGAAGCTTATGGCGAATTTTCTAATGAAACTATGATTCCTCTTATAGAGAAATATCCTCACATGGTAGTCTTTAGAACTTTCTCAAAAGCCTATGGATTGGCGGGCCTTAGAGTAGGATATGGTATTGGAGACAGGGAGATCATAGATGCTATCTATTTAACGAAACCCCCTTATAATCTCAATGTGCTTTCTCAAAAAATAGCAACATGGGTATTACAAGACGAAAAAGTCAATCGAGAAAGAATAGATTACCTTAAAACTGAACGAGAGTATTTAATCAAGGAATTAAGAAAAATTCCCAATATTAAAGTTTTTGATTCTGATGCCAATTTTATCTTAATTGAAACTCAGAATTCTGAGCTGGCCAATCAATTAGAGAAAAAAGAAATCTTTGTGCGTTCCTTTGGTGTCTGTGAAGGAACGTTATTACTTAGGATTACTGTAGGAACTAAAGAACAAAACGAAAAATTATTGAAGGTTTTAAAAAGCATCATCATTTAG
- the hisD gene encoding histidinol dehydrogenase, with the protein MRIIDNQDYKAEIFIEELLKRSQLNFKNVQDIVDDIIDNVRNNKDEAVLDYTRQFDQVSLTSQTIKVTEDEIQEAYKKLDEKLISILQKAADRVRSFHEKQKGNSWIAPDEKGTILGQMVMPMESVGVYVPGGKAAYPSSVLMNVIPAQVAGVKRIVMVTPPQKDGSVNPGVLVAAKISGVTEIYKIGGAQAVAALAFGTETIPKVDKIVGPGNIFVTLAKRTVFGHVSIDSIAGPSEILVVADDSANPVFVAADLLSQAEHDELASSILVTTSKELAYAVKDELIRQTEKLSRKEIITNSLKDFGAIIIVNTIDEAIEISNKIAPEHLEVCTREALSLLPKIKNAGAIFLGHYSPEPLGDYMAGPNHVLPTSGTAKFFSPLNVDDFMKKSSVIFFPQEALKELSDDIIIFAEAEALTAHANSVRVRFENA; encoded by the coding sequence ATAAGAATAATAGATAATCAGGATTATAAAGCTGAAATTTTTATAGAGGAATTGTTGAAAAGATCCCAGCTGAATTTTAAAAATGTACAGGATATAGTGGATGATATCATAGACAATGTACGCAATAATAAGGATGAAGCAGTTTTAGACTATACTCGTCAATTTGATCAAGTATCTTTGACATCCCAAACGATCAAAGTCACAGAAGATGAAATTCAGGAAGCTTATAAAAAACTGGATGAAAAATTAATATCCATTCTTCAAAAAGCAGCTGACAGGGTTAGATCTTTTCACGAAAAACAAAAAGGAAACAGTTGGATTGCACCGGATGAAAAAGGAACCATATTAGGTCAAATGGTAATGCCTATGGAAAGCGTTGGAGTATATGTACCCGGAGGTAAAGCTGCCTATCCTTCTTCAGTACTTATGAATGTTATTCCGGCACAGGTTGCAGGAGTAAAAAGAATTGTAATGGTAACTCCTCCTCAAAAAGATGGTAGTGTTAATCCAGGCGTATTAGTAGCTGCTAAGATCAGTGGTGTTACAGAAATATATAAGATAGGAGGAGCTCAGGCAGTTGCAGCCCTGGCTTTCGGAACAGAAACCATTCCTAAGGTTGATAAGATTGTAGGACCCGGAAACATTTTTGTCACTCTGGCTAAAAGAACTGTATTTGGCCATGTAAGTATTGATTCCATCGCAGGGCCCAGTGAAATTCTGGTGGTGGCAGATGACAGTGCAAATCCAGTATTCGTTGCTGCAGATTTGTTATCCCAGGCAGAGCATGACGAATTGGCTTCATCCATTCTTGTAACAACCAGTAAGGAATTAGCTTATGCTGTAAAAGATGAATTGATTCGACAAACAGAAAAGCTTTCTCGAAAAGAAATTATCACAAACTCTTTAAAAGATTTTGGGGCTATTATCATCGTTAATACCATAGATGAAGCCATAGAAATCAGCAATAAGATTGCACCAGAACATTTGGAAGTCTGCACCAGGGAGGCACTTTCTTTACTGCCTAAAATTAAAAATGCAGGGGCAATCTTTTTAGGACATTATTCGCCAGAGCCTCTAGGGGACTATATGGCAGGGCCTAACCATGTTCTTCCTACCAGTGGAACAGCTAAATTTTTCTCTCCTCTTAATGTAGATGATTTTATGAAAAAATCCAGTGTGATCTTCTTTCCGCAAGAGGCTTTAAAAGAACTAAGTGATGATATCATTATTTTTGCAGAAGCTGAAGCATTAACGGCTCATGCGAATTCAGTGAGAGTGAGGTTTGAAAATGCTTAA
- the hisG gene encoding ATP phosphoribosyltransferase: MRYLTFALAKGRLADKTMELLESIGFTCEEMKEKSRKLIFTNEELKLKFFLAKATDVPTYVEYGAADIGVVGKDTLLEEKRNLYEVLNLGFGKCRMVVAGPKEMKEKLESGQDLLRVATKYPNIASDYFYHKKQQTVEIIKLNGSVELAPIVGLAEVIVDIVETGSTLKENGLFVLEEICPLSARMVVNRVSMKMEYDRITDLIEKAKKVINE; this comes from the coding sequence ATGAGATACTTAACATTTGCCCTGGCCAAAGGAAGATTAGCGGATAAAACCATGGAACTACTTGAGTCTATTGGTTTTACTTGCGAGGAAATGAAAGAAAAATCGAGAAAATTAATTTTTACTAACGAAGAATTAAAACTCAAATTCTTTTTGGCAAAGGCTACGGATGTACCTACATATGTAGAATACGGGGCAGCAGATATAGGGGTGGTAGGAAAAGACACCCTGTTAGAAGAAAAAAGGAATTTATATGAAGTACTCAATTTAGGCTTTGGGAAATGTCGTATGGTTGTAGCAGGTCCAAAAGAAATGAAAGAAAAATTGGAAAGCGGTCAGGATTTATTGCGGGTAGCCACCAAATATCCCAATATAGCCAGTGATTATTTTTATCATAAAAAGCAGCAAACTGTAGAAATCATTAAACTAAACGGTTCTGTAGAATTGGCGCCTATTGTTGGATTGGCAGAAGTGATCGTTGATATCGTTGAAACTGGAAGTACTTTAAAGGAAAACGGGTTATTTGTGTTAGAAGAGATATGTCCTTTATCTGCCAGAATGGTGGTCAATCGTGTAAGCATGAAAATGGAATACGATCGAATAACTGATCTTATTGAAAAAGCAAAAAAAGTAATCAATGAATAG
- the hisZ gene encoding ATP phosphoribosyltransferase regulatory subunit, whose protein sequence is MKDYRLHTPEGVRDLLPRECAKKIEIERRIESVFNRYGYYNVQTPTFEYYDVFSEDNGKIQQKHMYKFFDREGAILALRPDMTPPIARMAATTLKDESKPIRLCYIDKAFRYNESYQGKTREFSQAGVELLGMNSDEADAEVIALAVNSLSAAGLNEFQIDLGQIDFFKGVLEEAGLSAEEEEEIRQLIENKDFIGVEEFIEQFPIASDLKQLFLDLPKLCGSIDVIEKTKNLTNNSRSKEALEKLKRVYEILCDYGVEKYISFDLGMVSRSNYYTGIIFRGYTYGTGFTILEGGRYDGLVGEFGRDCPAVGFGITVEQLMNAINRQKIEIPVWKVDTLLVYEPKGRKQALMTGDLLRSQGMYIENSLIHEDIEQNKKYARSKNIGGILYFEDDQNVQLINLMTNQTIRTTVEELIQKADKGETE, encoded by the coding sequence GTGAAAGATTATAGACTTCATACGCCAGAGGGAGTCAGAGATTTGCTTCCCCGAGAATGTGCTAAAAAGATAGAAATCGAGAGAAGGATTGAATCTGTTTTTAACAGATATGGATATTATAATGTCCAAACGCCTACTTTTGAGTATTATGATGTTTTTTCAGAGGATAATGGTAAGATTCAGCAGAAACATATGTATAAGTTTTTTGACAGAGAAGGAGCAATTCTGGCTCTAAGACCTGATATGACACCTCCTATTGCCAGAATGGCTGCTACGACACTGAAAGATGAATCAAAACCTATCCGTCTTTGTTATATTGATAAGGCATTTCGATATAATGAAAGTTATCAGGGAAAGACAAGAGAGTTTTCTCAGGCAGGAGTAGAATTGTTGGGAATGAATTCTGATGAAGCCGATGCAGAGGTCATTGCTTTGGCGGTCAACAGCTTAAGTGCAGCAGGACTTAATGAGTTTCAAATTGATTTAGGTCAGATAGATTTTTTTAAAGGGGTATTAGAAGAGGCTGGTTTAAGTGCAGAAGAGGAAGAAGAGATCAGACAATTAATTGAAAATAAAGATTTTATTGGAGTAGAAGAGTTTATAGAGCAATTTCCTATTGCTTCTGACTTAAAACAACTGTTTTTGGATTTGCCTAAACTTTGTGGCTCAATAGATGTTATAGAAAAAACAAAGAACTTAACCAATAATTCAAGATCAAAAGAAGCTTTGGAAAAATTAAAAAGAGTTTATGAGATTTTGTGTGATTATGGTGTTGAGAAATATATCTCATTTGATCTTGGAATGGTCAGCAGAAGCAATTATTATACAGGAATTATTTTTAGAGGATACACTTATGGAACAGGTTTTACGATTTTAGAGGGAGGGCGCTATGACGGACTGGTTGGAGAATTTGGGAGAGATTGTCCTGCAGTAGGCTTTGGAATTACTGTAGAACAACTTATGAATGCCATTAACAGGCAAAAAATAGAGATACCTGTCTGGAAAGTAGATACCCTTCTGGTTTATGAACCAAAAGGAAGGAAGCAAGCATTAATGACTGGAGACCTCCTTAGAAGCCAGGGCATGTATATTGAAAATAGTTTAATTCATGAAGATATAGAACAAAATAAAAAGTATGCCCGCTCAAAGAACATAGGAGGAATATTATACTTTGAAGATGATCAAAATGTACAGCTTATTAACTTAATGACTAATCAAACCATAAGGACGACTGTGGAAGAATTGATTCAAAAGGCAGATAAGGGGGAGACTGAATGA
- the udk gene encoding uridine kinase encodes MRREIMGNVIVIGVAGGTGSGKTTLVNRLKEEFNNEVVTISHDHYYKSNDHLPLEERKKLNYDHPNAFDTALMVSHIKRLKNGESIDRPSYSFVEHTRTKETVHITPAKVIIVEGILIFENKELLSLMDIKIFVDTDADVRLIRRLLRDVKERGRDLDSVINQYLTTVKPMHEEFVEPSKKNADVIIPEGGFNSVALSMIIDKIKTFLSHE; translated from the coding sequence TTGAGGAGAGAAATTATGGGGAATGTAATTGTTATTGGTGTAGCCGGGGGAACGGGATCTGGTAAAACAACTTTAGTCAATCGATTAAAAGAAGAATTTAATAATGAAGTCGTTACAATTAGTCATGACCATTATTATAAGTCTAATGATCATTTGCCTCTGGAAGAAAGAAAAAAATTAAATTATGATCATCCCAATGCTTTTGATACAGCACTGATGGTCTCTCATATAAAAAGACTAAAAAATGGAGAAAGCATAGACCGCCCTTCCTACTCTTTTGTGGAGCATACAAGAACAAAAGAAACGGTACATATTACACCGGCAAAAGTAATTATTGTAGAGGGAATTTTAATTTTCGAAAATAAAGAGTTGTTAAGTTTAATGGATATTAAAATTTTCGTTGATACGGATGCAGATGTACGACTGATTCGAAGACTTTTAAGGGATGTAAAGGAAAGAGGAAGAGATTTAGATTCAGTCATCAATCAATATCTCACAACTGTAAAACCGATGCACGAAGAATTTGTTGAACCCAGTAAGAAGAATGCCGATGTTATTATTCCTGAAGGTGGATTTAACAGTGTTGCACTTTCTATGATTATAGATAAAATTAAAACTTTCCTGTCTCATGAGTAA